GGGCGGACGGACGCCGGCGAGCCCGGCGGGGTGGGGGGTGGGTTGGGCTGGTGGTCCCGCTGCCCATCCTTCGTCGCCGCTGCCCCGTCGCTGCACCAGCGCAGCCACTGGTGTCGCCTGACGTGGGTGGCGCTACGCGAGCCGCTCGATGATGGTGCACGTGGCCATGCCGTGCCCGATGCACATGACCTGCAGGCCGAACTGGCCTCCCGTGGCCTCCAGCCCCGCCAGCATCTTCGCCATCAATCCGGCCCCCGTGGCCCCCAGGGGGTGCCCGTGGGCGATGGCTCCGCCCCAGGGGTTCACCTTCTCCATGTCCGGGTCCAGTTCCCGGGCCCAGGCCAGCACCACGGTGGCGAAGGCCTCGTTGATCTCGATCCAGTCGATGTCGCGGAGGGTGAGGCCGGCGCGCTCCAGGGCCAACCGCGTGGCCGGGATCACCCCCGTCAGCTGCATCGTCGGGTCGTCGCCCACCACCACGCGGGTCCGGAAGCGGGCCTTGGGGCGGAGGCCCGCGGCCCGTGCCGCCTCGCGATCCGCCACCAGCACCGCTGCCGCCCCATCGGAGATCTGGCTGCTGTTGCCCGCAGTGACGATGCCCTTGCCCTGGGGCCGGAAGGCCAGGGGCAGGGCGGCCATGCGCCCCAGGTCGACCCGGTCGCGGATGCCTTCATCCCGGGTGACGGTGACGGGGCGGCCCTCCGGGTCCAGGCCCTCCACGGGCACGATCTCCCGGTTCCTCCCCTCCCGGGCGGCCGCGCTAGCCCGCCGGTGGCTCTCGGCGGAGTACTCGTCCGCCTCTTGCCGGGAGATGCCCCACCTCTCGGCGATGCGCTCGGCGCTCTCGCCCTGGTGGATGAGCTCGTAGCGGTCCCGCAGTTCGGGGTTCAGCGTTTCGAAGCCGCCCCGGATGTCGCTGAACATCGGCACCCGGGTCATGCTCTCGACGCCGGCGGCGATCACGAAACGAGCGTCGCCCGCGGCGATGGCCTGCGCGGCGAAGTGGATCGCCTGCTGACTCGAGCCGCACATGCGGTTGAGGCTGACCGCCGGCACCGTCACCGGGAACCCGGCCAGCATCACGGCCAGCCGCCCGATGTTGGCGCCCTGCTCGCCCGTCTGGGTGACACAGCCGGTGACCACGTCGTCCACCGCCCCGGCGTCGAGCCCCGTGCGGTCCAGCAGCCCCCGCAGGGCCAGGGCCAGCAGCTTGTCGGGTCGGGTCGCCCGATGGACGCCGTCGCGCTTGCCGAAGGGCGTGCGGACTGCCTCGACGATCACGGGTTCTCCCACGGTTAACCCTCCCCGTGTGGAACCGGCGGCCAAGGGGCTGAAGCGCGCCATTTTGCGAAGCCTTGGCCGTGGTCGGTCCCCACTGGTTCCTTTGCCCAAGCCCCATCCGGGATGGGTTGCTTGGCGGCCTCAGGTTCGGGCGCCCGGACCCGCTCCCGGCCCCTCACCGGCCAGGCG
The sequence above is drawn from the Thermaerobacter sp. FW80 genome and encodes:
- a CDS encoding thiolase family protein; protein product: MGEPVIVEAVRTPFGKRDGVHRATRPDKLLALALRGLLDRTGLDAGAVDDVVTGCVTQTGEQGANIGRLAVMLAGFPVTVPAVSLNRMCGSSQQAIHFAAQAIAAGDARFVIAAGVESMTRVPMFSDIRGGFETLNPELRDRYELIHQGESAERIAERWGISRQEADEYSAESHRRASAAAREGRNREIVPVEGLDPEGRPVTVTRDEGIRDRVDLGRMAALPLAFRPQGKGIVTAGNSSQISDGAAAVLVADREAARAAGLRPKARFRTRVVVGDDPTMQLTGVIPATRLALERAGLTLRDIDWIEINEAFATVVLAWARELDPDMEKVNPWGGAIAHGHPLGATGAGLMAKMLAGLEATGGQFGLQVMCIGHGMATCTIIERLA